In Thamnophis elegans isolate rThaEle1 chromosome 4, rThaEle1.pri, whole genome shotgun sequence, the following proteins share a genomic window:
- the BICRAL gene encoding BRD4-interacting chromatin-remodeling complex-associated protein-like isoform X1 has translation MVNIFCNFLQKEVFHQKYNLNVFYEYFIFFLVVMDDDDDEACLFDLIGDPQALNYFLHGGGSKSNSEDLSNIGYSAANSNSIFANASSSDPKSSIKGVGGQLGEGSNDGLQLPNTLQFLDDELESSPLPDLSEDQPFDILQKSLQEANITEQTLAEEAYLDANISSNHQFAQTQLHPSSSASFTQASNVSNYSGQTLQPIGVTQVVQPPVGASFASNTVGVQHGFMQHVGISVPSQHLSNSQIGNSGQIQLIGSFSNQPSMMAINNLEGSHIILKGGGQQAPANMSGGLLVHRQTPNGNSLFGNSNSSPVAQPVTVPFNSTNFQASLPVHNIIIQRGLAPNSNKIPINIQPKPIQMGQQATYNVNSLGIQQHHVQQGIPFASSNSPQNSVVGPHMSVNIVSQQNSRKPVTSQTVSNASGSIVIHSPMGQPHTSQNQFLIPTSLSVNPSPVHHVQTVNGQLLQNQSSQLVPSQVSTEHVMLNRNSTNMLRSNQAYSGQMLNNQNAVQLVSGQTFAPSGNQVIVNHGTSQIVGGQIPLQQSSSAVLHLSPNQGNLSQGRTGFSTASPGQATGSNISSSNRFTVVSSSATVHPNIGSSAQSVASSGSFSGDQLTQQNRTQLSVSVSHRLPVSSSKPVSTFSHTSITQSPFSFGQIQKKATNLASSVVSSKSQDNLRQPQSTNLLGQDAGAKIMQQPIGTVLPHQEKTAGSSLAQTNVQVDGHIVGQKRPAAKQLTKGAFILQQLQRDQAQAVTPDKSQFRSLRDAVQRLLSYHVCQGSPPTEEDLRKVDNEFESAATQLLKRTQSMLNKYRCLLLEDAMRINPSAEMVMIDRMFNQEERQALSRDKRLAIVDPDGFLADFCCSSTQFDKSANDTQLPDSNHQISKSLTFPNQTANTQMRDKSSTAESSMCNKLHVVPNNIVSPPQENISVKKADLAKALTFEKCSSESCSPESQHTSPSEQKIALKGLDKLNENSLASKNHSSKILSNADRGTHNKTCWNTVDSHSETAYNHSLQDKTPRNSPKNVDLPPDNWKVSGKPQKDLLVNKSLETTFKNILELKKTERQPQSEAAAGGSLELEYPNCLLIPPQENCLEKFIPDHSESIVETDSLLEAAVNSILEC, from the exons ATGGtaaatatattttgtaatttcTTACAAAAAGAAGTCTTTCATCAAAAATATAATCTGAATGTGTTTTATGAAtactttattttcttcttagttgtcatggatgatgatgatgatgaagccTGTCTCTTTGATCTTATCGG agaTCCACAGGCACTGAATTACTTTCTACACGGAGGGGGTAGTAAATCT AACAGTGAAGACTTGAGTAACATAGGATATTCTGCAGCCAACTCAAATTCCATTTTTGCCAATGCCAGT agCTCTGATCCTAAGTCATCGATCAAAGGTGTTGGTGGTCAGCTTGGAGAAGGGTCTAATGATGGACTACAGTTGCCAAATACTCTTCAGTTTCTTGATGATGAACTTGAATCATCTCCATTGCCTGATCTTAGTGAAGATCAGCCTTTTGATATCCTCCAGAAATCTTTGCAAGAAGCTAATATTACTGAGCAGACTTTGGCAGAAGAGGCTTATTTGGATGCCAACATAAGCTCCAATCACCAGTTTGCACAAACACAGCTTCATCCTTCCTCATCAGCATCTTTTACTCAGGCTTCTAATGTTTCTAATTACTCAGGTCAAACGCTGCAACCTATTGGAGTTACTCAAGTAGTACAGCCACCAGTTGGAGCATCTTTTGCAAGCAATACAGTTGGTGTGCAACATGGCTTTATGCAACATGTGGGGATCAGTGTTCCCAGTCAGCATCTGTCAAACAGTCAGATTGGTAATTCTGGACAAATACAACTAATTGGTTCATTTAGTAATCAACCCTCTATGATGGCCATAAATAATCTTGAAGGATCTCATATTATATTGAAAGGTGGTGGACAACAAGCACCTGCAAATATGAGTGGTGGACTTTTGGTTCATAGACAAACTCCTAATGGCAACTCATTGTTTGGCAATTCAAATTCAAGCCCAGTAGCACAACCTGTAACTGTTCCATTTAATAGTACAAATTTTCAGGCATCTTTGCCTGTACACAACATCATTATACAGAGGGGTCTTGCTCCAAATTCTAACAAAATTCCCATCAATATTCAACCCAAACCCATTCAGATGGGACAGCAAGCCACTTACAATGTAAATAGTTTAGGAATACAGCAGCATCATGTACAACAAGGGATTCCCTTTGCTTCATCAAATTCCCCGCAGAATTCAGTAGTTGGTCCACATATGTCTGTTAATATTGTTAGTCAACAAAATTCAAGAAAACCAGTTACTTCCCAAACAGTAAGTAATGCCAGTGGTAGCATTGTTATCCATTCTCCAATGGGACAACCTCATACGTCTCAGAATCAGTTTCTTATACCCACAAGTCTCTCTGTAAATCCCAGTCCAGTTCATCATGTCCAGACTGTAAATGGACAGCTGCTTCAGAATCAGTCTTCACAACTTGTTCCCAGCCAAGTATCCACTGAGCATGTTATGCTAAATAGAAACTCTACGAATATGCTCAGAAGTAACCAAGCATATTCAGGACAAATGCTGAATAATCAGAATGCTGTACAGTTAGTTTCTGGCCAGACATTTGCTCCTTCTGGAAACCAAGTTATAGTCAACCATGGAACTTCTCAAATTGTTGGTGGTCAGATTCCACTACAACAATCCTCTTCCGCTGTATTACATTTATCGCCAAACCAAGGAAACCTTTCCCAAGGCAGAACAGGATTTTCAACAGCATCTCCTGGACAGGCAACTGGTTCAAATATATCTTCAAGTAATCGTTTTACTGTTGTGAGTTCCTCTGCTACAGTACATCCAAACATTGGCTCATCAGCTCAGTCTGTAGCTTCAAGTGGAAGTTTTTCTGGAGATCAGCTTACACAGCAAAATAGAACTCAGTTGTCAGTCAGTGTATCACATCGACTTCCagtttcttcttcaaaacctgtCAGCACTTTTAGTCACACATCAATAACCCAGTCACCATTTTCGTTTGGACAG ATTCAAAAAAAAGCAACCAACCTGGCATCTTCTGTTGTATCATCAAAATCACAGGACAACTTGAGACAGCCACAGTCAACAAATCTTTTAG GACAAGATGCTGGAGCCAAAATCATGCAACAACCTATAGGAACAGTGTTACCACACCAGGAAAAAACAGCAGGGTCATCACTTGCTCAAACAAATGTGCAG GTGGATGGTCATATAGTAGGACAAAAGAGACCTGCTGCAAAACAATTAACCAAAGGAGCCTT CATTCTACAGCAATTACAGAGGGACCAGGCACAGGCTGTAACTCCTGACAAAAGTCAATTCAGATCTTTAAGGGATGCAGTCCAGAGACTTCTTTCATATCATGTGTGTCAGGGATCACCACCAACTGAAGAGGATTTAAGGAAAG TGGATAATGAATTCGAATCTGCAGCAACACAGCTTCTAAAGAGAACACAGTcaatgctaaataaatacagATGTCTTCTATTGGAAGATGCAATG aGGATAAATCCTTCAGCAGAAATGGTAATGATTGACAGGATGTTTAACCAAGAAGAAAGACAAGCTCTGTCCCGGGATAAACGTCTTGCAATAGTTGATCCTG ATGGCTTTCTGGCAGACTTTTGTTGCTCATCCACACAATTTGACAAGAGTGCTAATGACACGCAGCTTCCTGACAGTAATCATCAAATTAGCAAATCTTTAACTTTTCCAAACCAGACTGCTAATACCCAAATGAGAGACAAGTCAAGCACAGCAGAGTCTTCAATGTGCAACAAACTTCATGTAGTGCCTAACAATATTGTGAGTCCACCACAAGAAAACATTTCTGTTAAAAAAGCAGATCTTGCAAAAGCTTTAACATTTGAGAAATGCTCCTCTGAAAGCTGCTCTCCCGAAAGCCAACATACGTCTCCTTCTGAACAAAAAATTGCTCTTAAAGGTCTTGACAAATTGAATGAAAATTCTTTAGCTTCTAAAAATCATTCATCTAAAATCTTATCAAATGCAGATCGTGGTACACATAATAAAACCTGTTGGAATACAGTTGATTCTCATTCAGAAACAGCATATAATCATTCCCTCCAAGATAAAACTCCTCGGAATTCTCCAAAGAATGTGGATTTGCCACCAGACAACTGGAAAGTTTCTGGAAAACCCCAAAAGGATTTGCTTGTCAATAAGAGTTTAGAAACTACATTCAAAAATATATTAGAACTGAAAAAGACTGAAAGGCAGCCACAAAGTGAGGCGGCTGCTGGTGGCTCTCTAGAGTTAGAGTATCCTAACTGTTTACTTATTCCTCCGCAGGAAAACTGCCTGGAGAAGTTTATTCCAGACCACAGTGAAAGCATTGTAGAAACTGACTCTCTTTTAGAAGCTGCTGTAAATAGTATCTTAGAGTGTTAA
- the BICRAL gene encoding BRD4-interacting chromatin-remodeling complex-associated protein-like isoform X2, which translates to MDDDDDEACLFDLIGDPQALNYFLHGGGSKSNSEDLSNIGYSAANSNSIFANASSSDPKSSIKGVGGQLGEGSNDGLQLPNTLQFLDDELESSPLPDLSEDQPFDILQKSLQEANITEQTLAEEAYLDANISSNHQFAQTQLHPSSSASFTQASNVSNYSGQTLQPIGVTQVVQPPVGASFASNTVGVQHGFMQHVGISVPSQHLSNSQIGNSGQIQLIGSFSNQPSMMAINNLEGSHIILKGGGQQAPANMSGGLLVHRQTPNGNSLFGNSNSSPVAQPVTVPFNSTNFQASLPVHNIIIQRGLAPNSNKIPINIQPKPIQMGQQATYNVNSLGIQQHHVQQGIPFASSNSPQNSVVGPHMSVNIVSQQNSRKPVTSQTVSNASGSIVIHSPMGQPHTSQNQFLIPTSLSVNPSPVHHVQTVNGQLLQNQSSQLVPSQVSTEHVMLNRNSTNMLRSNQAYSGQMLNNQNAVQLVSGQTFAPSGNQVIVNHGTSQIVGGQIPLQQSSSAVLHLSPNQGNLSQGRTGFSTASPGQATGSNISSSNRFTVVSSSATVHPNIGSSAQSVASSGSFSGDQLTQQNRTQLSVSVSHRLPVSSSKPVSTFSHTSITQSPFSFGQIQKKATNLASSVVSSKSQDNLRQPQSTNLLGQDAGAKIMQQPIGTVLPHQEKTAGSSLAQTNVQVDGHIVGQKRPAAKQLTKGAFILQQLQRDQAQAVTPDKSQFRSLRDAVQRLLSYHVCQGSPPTEEDLRKVDNEFESAATQLLKRTQSMLNKYRCLLLEDAMRINPSAEMVMIDRMFNQEERQALSRDKRLAIVDPDGFLADFCCSSTQFDKSANDTQLPDSNHQISKSLTFPNQTANTQMRDKSSTAESSMCNKLHVVPNNIVSPPQENISVKKADLAKALTFEKCSSESCSPESQHTSPSEQKIALKGLDKLNENSLASKNHSSKILSNADRGTHNKTCWNTVDSHSETAYNHSLQDKTPRNSPKNVDLPPDNWKVSGKPQKDLLVNKSLETTFKNILELKKTERQPQSEAAAGGSLELEYPNCLLIPPQENCLEKFIPDHSESIVETDSLLEAAVNSILEC; encoded by the exons atggatgatgatgatgatgaagccTGTCTCTTTGATCTTATCGG agaTCCACAGGCACTGAATTACTTTCTACACGGAGGGGGTAGTAAATCT AACAGTGAAGACTTGAGTAACATAGGATATTCTGCAGCCAACTCAAATTCCATTTTTGCCAATGCCAGT agCTCTGATCCTAAGTCATCGATCAAAGGTGTTGGTGGTCAGCTTGGAGAAGGGTCTAATGATGGACTACAGTTGCCAAATACTCTTCAGTTTCTTGATGATGAACTTGAATCATCTCCATTGCCTGATCTTAGTGAAGATCAGCCTTTTGATATCCTCCAGAAATCTTTGCAAGAAGCTAATATTACTGAGCAGACTTTGGCAGAAGAGGCTTATTTGGATGCCAACATAAGCTCCAATCACCAGTTTGCACAAACACAGCTTCATCCTTCCTCATCAGCATCTTTTACTCAGGCTTCTAATGTTTCTAATTACTCAGGTCAAACGCTGCAACCTATTGGAGTTACTCAAGTAGTACAGCCACCAGTTGGAGCATCTTTTGCAAGCAATACAGTTGGTGTGCAACATGGCTTTATGCAACATGTGGGGATCAGTGTTCCCAGTCAGCATCTGTCAAACAGTCAGATTGGTAATTCTGGACAAATACAACTAATTGGTTCATTTAGTAATCAACCCTCTATGATGGCCATAAATAATCTTGAAGGATCTCATATTATATTGAAAGGTGGTGGACAACAAGCACCTGCAAATATGAGTGGTGGACTTTTGGTTCATAGACAAACTCCTAATGGCAACTCATTGTTTGGCAATTCAAATTCAAGCCCAGTAGCACAACCTGTAACTGTTCCATTTAATAGTACAAATTTTCAGGCATCTTTGCCTGTACACAACATCATTATACAGAGGGGTCTTGCTCCAAATTCTAACAAAATTCCCATCAATATTCAACCCAAACCCATTCAGATGGGACAGCAAGCCACTTACAATGTAAATAGTTTAGGAATACAGCAGCATCATGTACAACAAGGGATTCCCTTTGCTTCATCAAATTCCCCGCAGAATTCAGTAGTTGGTCCACATATGTCTGTTAATATTGTTAGTCAACAAAATTCAAGAAAACCAGTTACTTCCCAAACAGTAAGTAATGCCAGTGGTAGCATTGTTATCCATTCTCCAATGGGACAACCTCATACGTCTCAGAATCAGTTTCTTATACCCACAAGTCTCTCTGTAAATCCCAGTCCAGTTCATCATGTCCAGACTGTAAATGGACAGCTGCTTCAGAATCAGTCTTCACAACTTGTTCCCAGCCAAGTATCCACTGAGCATGTTATGCTAAATAGAAACTCTACGAATATGCTCAGAAGTAACCAAGCATATTCAGGACAAATGCTGAATAATCAGAATGCTGTACAGTTAGTTTCTGGCCAGACATTTGCTCCTTCTGGAAACCAAGTTATAGTCAACCATGGAACTTCTCAAATTGTTGGTGGTCAGATTCCACTACAACAATCCTCTTCCGCTGTATTACATTTATCGCCAAACCAAGGAAACCTTTCCCAAGGCAGAACAGGATTTTCAACAGCATCTCCTGGACAGGCAACTGGTTCAAATATATCTTCAAGTAATCGTTTTACTGTTGTGAGTTCCTCTGCTACAGTACATCCAAACATTGGCTCATCAGCTCAGTCTGTAGCTTCAAGTGGAAGTTTTTCTGGAGATCAGCTTACACAGCAAAATAGAACTCAGTTGTCAGTCAGTGTATCACATCGACTTCCagtttcttcttcaaaacctgtCAGCACTTTTAGTCACACATCAATAACCCAGTCACCATTTTCGTTTGGACAG ATTCAAAAAAAAGCAACCAACCTGGCATCTTCTGTTGTATCATCAAAATCACAGGACAACTTGAGACAGCCACAGTCAACAAATCTTTTAG GACAAGATGCTGGAGCCAAAATCATGCAACAACCTATAGGAACAGTGTTACCACACCAGGAAAAAACAGCAGGGTCATCACTTGCTCAAACAAATGTGCAG GTGGATGGTCATATAGTAGGACAAAAGAGACCTGCTGCAAAACAATTAACCAAAGGAGCCTT CATTCTACAGCAATTACAGAGGGACCAGGCACAGGCTGTAACTCCTGACAAAAGTCAATTCAGATCTTTAAGGGATGCAGTCCAGAGACTTCTTTCATATCATGTGTGTCAGGGATCACCACCAACTGAAGAGGATTTAAGGAAAG TGGATAATGAATTCGAATCTGCAGCAACACAGCTTCTAAAGAGAACACAGTcaatgctaaataaatacagATGTCTTCTATTGGAAGATGCAATG aGGATAAATCCTTCAGCAGAAATGGTAATGATTGACAGGATGTTTAACCAAGAAGAAAGACAAGCTCTGTCCCGGGATAAACGTCTTGCAATAGTTGATCCTG ATGGCTTTCTGGCAGACTTTTGTTGCTCATCCACACAATTTGACAAGAGTGCTAATGACACGCAGCTTCCTGACAGTAATCATCAAATTAGCAAATCTTTAACTTTTCCAAACCAGACTGCTAATACCCAAATGAGAGACAAGTCAAGCACAGCAGAGTCTTCAATGTGCAACAAACTTCATGTAGTGCCTAACAATATTGTGAGTCCACCACAAGAAAACATTTCTGTTAAAAAAGCAGATCTTGCAAAAGCTTTAACATTTGAGAAATGCTCCTCTGAAAGCTGCTCTCCCGAAAGCCAACATACGTCTCCTTCTGAACAAAAAATTGCTCTTAAAGGTCTTGACAAATTGAATGAAAATTCTTTAGCTTCTAAAAATCATTCATCTAAAATCTTATCAAATGCAGATCGTGGTACACATAATAAAACCTGTTGGAATACAGTTGATTCTCATTCAGAAACAGCATATAATCATTCCCTCCAAGATAAAACTCCTCGGAATTCTCCAAAGAATGTGGATTTGCCACCAGACAACTGGAAAGTTTCTGGAAAACCCCAAAAGGATTTGCTTGTCAATAAGAGTTTAGAAACTACATTCAAAAATATATTAGAACTGAAAAAGACTGAAAGGCAGCCACAAAGTGAGGCGGCTGCTGGTGGCTCTCTAGAGTTAGAGTATCCTAACTGTTTACTTATTCCTCCGCAGGAAAACTGCCTGGAGAAGTTTATTCCAGACCACAGTGAAAGCATTGTAGAAACTGACTCTCTTTTAGAAGCTGCTGTAAATAGTATCTTAGAGTGTTAA